In one window of Micromonospora cathayae DNA:
- a CDS encoding TOMM precursor leader peptide-binding protein — MSLLPDGAQTLEIRPKLRHDVVFLDAPAGAYLRGPDTAFLLKGRTAFRWLTSLSPYLTGEHSLAQLCAGLDEGQRRTVVSLVQALVGRGFAKDARGGTELPEPLARRFAPQIEFVDHFADDATGRFQRFHTTRVVLGGAGETLLAAATGLLRNGCGTLDVHPDDDPETYRRALAAEADDLRAEGVPVEVRVHDGPLDPSGADAVVYCTDGNGLARLHQLARDCHADGPLLVPVYTDGDRAVLGPTVAAGQTPCWLCAQLRLTASAEPGVAAEFWRRLAVGPEPGPAMPLPEVTARMLGNAAAFELFRIRTGALAPDTGTSVLLLDQSTLESSREKVLPHPACPVCRDVEVPASAADATDDEETYQRAEVLVAEHAGVFTRFVDDPLEQSPLKTARLRVPGRHGPRELTTFDVHTVMNARLAAYQVAVRDHVGRYATPAGAVTGTAAELLAAGHRPVPWTELHGYAGTVPYATDRPTSWVPATVLGGTAAPDAEPAADAEPAADAATVLVPTALVLPVSGANADGVAERTPAGAAVGATLDAVVDRGLADALAYRALTGALRGRAGLTVVAEEDLVADEDTALVVKAAHRFGRQLTLYTLDGAAPAHAVLAVADAPDGGERPWTVAAGFDPVATRLAAARDLVGLVQVRHFEGVAADPGDPLLTDLDPATLTAAATTATPGDVPTATDRTAVLAALAERGVDALLVETTTRDVRASGAFRSGVVLLRERHAAE; from the coding sequence ATGAGCCTGCTACCGGACGGTGCCCAGACCCTCGAAATTCGTCCGAAGCTCCGGCACGACGTGGTGTTCCTGGACGCTCCGGCCGGCGCCTACCTGCGCGGACCGGACACCGCATTCCTCCTCAAGGGACGGACCGCCTTCCGCTGGCTGACCTCGCTGAGCCCGTACCTCACCGGCGAACACAGCCTGGCGCAGCTCTGCGCCGGCCTGGACGAGGGCCAGCGCCGGACCGTGGTCAGCCTGGTGCAGGCCCTGGTGGGCCGGGGCTTCGCCAAGGACGCCCGGGGCGGCACCGAACTGCCCGAGCCGCTGGCCCGGCGCTTCGCCCCGCAGATCGAGTTCGTCGACCACTTCGCCGACGACGCCACCGGCCGCTTCCAGCGCTTCCACACCACCCGGGTGGTCCTCGGTGGAGCCGGTGAGACCCTGCTCGCCGCCGCGACCGGCCTGCTGCGTAACGGCTGCGGGACGCTGGACGTGCACCCCGACGACGACCCGGAGACCTACCGTCGGGCGCTGGCCGCCGAGGCGGACGACCTGCGCGCCGAGGGCGTGCCGGTCGAGGTGCGGGTGCACGACGGCCCGCTCGACCCGTCCGGCGCGGACGCGGTGGTGTACTGCACCGACGGCAACGGCCTGGCCCGCCTGCACCAACTGGCCCGCGACTGCCACGCCGACGGTCCGCTGCTGGTCCCGGTGTACACCGACGGCGACCGGGCGGTGCTCGGCCCCACCGTCGCCGCCGGTCAGACCCCCTGCTGGCTGTGCGCCCAGCTCCGGCTCACCGCGTCCGCCGAACCCGGCGTCGCCGCCGAGTTCTGGCGACGGCTCGCCGTCGGCCCGGAGCCCGGCCCGGCCATGCCGCTGCCCGAGGTCACCGCCCGGATGCTCGGCAACGCCGCCGCCTTCGAACTGTTCCGGATCCGCACCGGGGCCCTCGCCCCGGATACCGGCACGTCGGTGCTGCTGCTCGACCAGTCCACCCTGGAATCGTCCCGGGAGAAGGTGCTGCCGCACCCGGCGTGCCCGGTCTGCCGGGACGTCGAGGTGCCCGCGTCCGCCGCCGACGCCACCGACGACGAGGAGACCTACCAGCGGGCCGAGGTGCTGGTCGCCGAGCACGCCGGGGTCTTCACCCGGTTCGTTGACGACCCGCTGGAGCAGTCCCCGCTGAAGACCGCCCGGCTGCGGGTGCCCGGCCGGCACGGCCCCCGCGAGCTGACCACGTTCGACGTGCACACGGTGATGAACGCCCGGCTGGCCGCGTACCAGGTCGCGGTCCGCGACCACGTCGGCCGGTACGCCACACCGGCCGGCGCGGTCACCGGCACCGCCGCCGAGCTGCTCGCCGCCGGGCACCGGCCGGTGCCGTGGACCGAGCTGCACGGCTACGCCGGCACCGTCCCGTACGCCACCGACCGGCCCACCAGCTGGGTCCCGGCGACGGTCCTCGGCGGTACGGCGGCACCGGACGCGGAACCGGCGGCGGACGCGGAACCGGCGGCGGACGCGGCAACCGTCCTGGTGCCGACGGCGCTGGTCCTGCCGGTGTCCGGGGCGAACGCCGACGGTGTCGCCGAACGCACCCCCGCCGGAGCCGCCGTCGGCGCCACCCTGGACGCGGTGGTCGACCGGGGCCTGGCCGACGCGCTGGCGTACCGGGCCCTGACCGGGGCGCTGCGCGGCCGGGCCGGGCTGACCGTCGTCGCCGAGGAGGACCTGGTCGCCGACGAGGACACCGCGCTGGTGGTGAAGGCGGCCCACCGGTTCGGCCGGCAGCTCACCCTGTACACGCTGGACGGGGCCGCCCCGGCGCACGCCGTCCTCGCGGTCGCCGACGCCCCCGACGGCGGGGAGCGGCCGTGGACCGTCGCCGCCGGCTTCGACCCGGTCGCCACCCGGCTCGCCGCCGCCCGGGACCTGGTCGGCCTGGTCCAGGTCCGGCACTTCGAGGGTGTGGCCGCCGACCCGGGCGACCCGCTGCTGACCGACCTGGACCCGGCGACCCTGACCGCCGCCGCGACGACCGCCACCCCCGGGGACGTACCGACCGCCACCGACCGGACGGCGGTGCTCGCCGCCCTCGCCGAGCGCGGCGTGGACGCGCTGCTGGTCGAGACCACCACCCGGGACGTCCGGGCCAGCGGGGCGTTCCGCAGCGGCGTGGTGCTGCTGCGGGAACGCCACGCGGCCGAGTAG
- a CDS encoding thiazolylpeptide-type bacteriocin: MPELTEELRALETETFEIEDVDAVDEMVMAWSSSSCSCSSCCSCSTSSCCSTSTSTGCGGG, encoded by the coding sequence ATGCCGGAACTGACCGAGGAACTCCGTGCCCTCGAGACGGAGACGTTCGAGATCGAGGACGTCGACGCCGTCGACGAGATGGTCATGGCCTGGTCCAGCTCGAGCTGCTCCTGCTCCAGCTGCTGCTCCTGCTCCACGTCGAGCTGCTGCAGCACCAGCACCAGCACCGGTTGTGGCGGGGGCTGA